A genomic stretch from Rubripirellula reticaptiva includes:
- a CDS encoding glycosyltransferase: protein MRFRPVKVFMALPAYNEEEALPELLERIGEAFADSGLPYEVVIVDDGSKDDTAKIASQMSFQMPIHLVKHEVNSGLGVTIRDGLREAVDRAGERDIIITMDADNTHPPGLINRMVSMINEGCDVVIASRFQPGARVIGVPFERHILSIGARVLFTTLFPTRGVRDYTSGYRAYRASVIRQAFAEHGDNFVGEKGFSCMADILLKLRSQGVMFGEAPLRLRYDQKGGDSKMQVFKTIWLTLKLLGRHRVGNN, encoded by the coding sequence ATGCGATTCCGTCCGGTAAAAGTGTTCATGGCGTTGCCGGCCTATAACGAAGAAGAAGCGTTGCCAGAACTGCTGGAACGAATCGGCGAAGCTTTCGCCGACAGTGGCCTCCCCTACGAGGTCGTCATCGTGGATGACGGAAGCAAGGACGACACTGCGAAAATCGCATCACAGATGTCATTCCAAATGCCAATCCACTTGGTCAAGCACGAAGTCAACTCGGGCCTCGGCGTCACCATCCGCGATGGTCTTCGCGAAGCTGTCGACCGCGCCGGCGAACGCGACATCATCATCACGATGGACGCCGACAACACGCACCCACCTGGGCTGATCAACCGCATGGTCAGCATGATCAACGAAGGCTGCGACGTTGTCATTGCATCGCGTTTCCAGCCCGGTGCCCGCGTCATCGGTGTACCGTTCGAACGACACATCCTGTCGATCGGTGCACGCGTTCTGTTTACGACACTGTTTCCGACGCGTGGCGTTCGCGATTACACCTCAGGATACCGTGCTTACCGTGCATCGGTGATCCGCCAAGCGTTTGCCGAACACGGCGACAATTTTGTTGGCGAAAAAGGCTTCTCGTGCATGGCTGACATTCTGTTGAAACTGCGCAGCCAAGGCGTCATGTTCGGCGAAGCTCCGCTGCGTTTGCGTTACGACCAAAAGGGCGGCGACAGCAAGATGCAAGTATTCAAGACCATCTGGCTGACACTGAAATTGCTCGGTCGACACCGCGTTGGGAACAACTAG
- a CDS encoding NAD(P)/FAD-dependent oxidoreductase — translation MPDSISEDAPRRSWLVVGGGVMGLKIARDLIARGQDVTIAEAAPVMGGLTSAWQLGDIVWDRFYHVTLLSDSKLRDVLSEIGLESEIDWVETKTGFYADGKLLSMSNTAEFLKFPPLSMFERLRLGGTIFYASKIKSWRRLEKLSVEKWLRRWSGNGAFEKVWLPLLKAKLGDAYKQTSAAFIWAHTARMYKARRSGAKKEMFGYVPGGYARILDQWVNVLTEQGLTVRTSSPVIQVATANDGPGLDVTFGNGGTQRFDNVVSTIASPLISKSCDELTSVEKQKLDAIRYLGVVCASMLLKEPISPYYVTNITDTWVPLTAVIEMSTIVNSETQLGGNHLVYLPKYLPDDHEGLNETDDDYKEKCLSTLEKMYDHFSRDNVLDFKVARAKYVAALATIDYSTRLPPIVTSVPGFYALNSAHILEGNLNVNETITLGETKLADEVWPDFVARVKTPHPVANLQQA, via the coding sequence GTGCCGGATTCGATTTCAGAAGATGCTCCACGTCGGTCATGGCTCGTCGTCGGTGGCGGTGTGATGGGTCTAAAGATCGCTCGTGATTTGATTGCCCGTGGCCAAGACGTCACCATCGCCGAAGCCGCACCTGTCATGGGTGGACTGACCAGCGCGTGGCAATTGGGCGACATCGTCTGGGATCGCTTCTACCATGTCACGCTGCTTAGCGATTCAAAGCTTCGTGACGTCCTGTCCGAGATCGGGCTTGAAAGCGAAATCGATTGGGTCGAAACAAAGACCGGCTTCTATGCCGATGGCAAGTTGCTGTCGATGAGCAACACTGCCGAATTCCTGAAGTTCCCGCCGCTGTCGATGTTCGAGCGACTGCGACTGGGCGGCACGATTTTCTATGCGTCGAAGATCAAGAGCTGGCGGCGTCTTGAAAAGCTGTCCGTCGAAAAATGGCTGCGACGCTGGTCAGGCAACGGTGCCTTTGAAAAAGTTTGGCTGCCGCTTTTGAAAGCCAAGCTTGGCGACGCCTACAAACAAACCTCCGCTGCATTCATTTGGGCACATACCGCCCGGATGTACAAAGCCCGTCGCAGCGGTGCCAAGAAAGAAATGTTCGGCTACGTCCCGGGCGGTTATGCACGAATCTTGGACCAATGGGTCAACGTGCTGACCGAGCAAGGCCTGACCGTGAGGACGTCGTCACCGGTCATACAAGTGGCAACGGCAAACGATGGCCCCGGCTTGGATGTCACGTTCGGCAATGGTGGCACCCAACGTTTCGACAACGTCGTATCGACCATCGCATCGCCGCTGATTTCGAAGTCATGCGACGAACTGACAAGCGTCGAAAAACAAAAGCTCGACGCCATCCGCTACCTAGGCGTTGTTTGCGCATCGATGCTCTTAAAAGAACCGATCAGCCCCTATTACGTCACCAACATCACCGATACCTGGGTCCCGCTGACCGCTGTGATCGAGATGTCGACGATCGTAAATTCGGAAACTCAGCTTGGTGGAAACCATTTGGTTTACCTGCCCAAGTACCTTCCCGACGATCACGAAGGGCTCAACGAGACCGACGACGACTACAAAGAGAAGTGCCTGTCGACGCTTGAGAAAATGTACGACCACTTTTCTCGCGACAACGTGCTTGACTTCAAAGTGGCCCGTGCCAAGTACGTCGCCGCACTGGCAACGATCGACTACAGCACTCGTCTGCCACCGATTGTCACCAGCGTGCCAGGATTCTACGCCCTCAACTCGGCTCACATTCTCGAAGGCAATCTCAACGTCAACGAGACCATCACGCTGGGCGAGACCAAACTTGCCGATGAAGTTTGGCCCGACTTCGTAGCTCGCGTAAAAACGCCCCACCCCGTCGCCAATTTGCAACAAGCCTAA
- a CDS encoding NAD-dependent epimerase/dehydratase family protein, which translates to MVGPAQIGTDRSEVTNASVVRWLPQALSAIRFLVDPRSCTFLTLQLMPKRILITGVCGFVGSTLAQTIPEHLSGCEIIGIDNLSRSGSASNVSELSARGVRFIHADVRVPGDLQSLPTCDWVIDAAAHPSVLAGVSAQCSPRQVVDNNLIGTTHLLEQCRHWRAGFTLLSSSRVYSIPPLASLPVLETNNAFGLESGFELTGLTERGIGEEFSTTAPVSLYGATKLASEAIALEYGYAFDIPVFVNRCGILAGGTQFGRADQGIFSFWLRSWRARAPLRFNGFGGRGLQVRDCLHPKDLARLVVNQINAPTNNDRPPIINVSGGLTSARSLAQVSQWCSNRWGDHQVESDDNTRPFDLPWVVLDSTAAKRHWDWSPTMTTEEIFDEIAAHAEQHPDWLDQSNLY; encoded by the coding sequence ATGGTCGGCCCCGCCCAAATCGGCACCGACCGCAGCGAGGTGACCAACGCGTCTGTGGTACGATGGTTGCCCCAAGCATTGTCGGCCATCCGTTTTTTGGTCGATCCCAGGTCGTGTACCTTTTTAACGCTGCAACTCATGCCGAAGCGAATTCTGATCACCGGAGTTTGTGGCTTTGTGGGGTCAACATTGGCTCAAACAATCCCCGAACATCTGTCGGGTTGCGAGATCATTGGCATCGACAACTTGTCGAGAAGTGGGTCGGCCAGCAATGTCAGCGAGCTGTCGGCACGAGGTGTCCGATTCATTCATGCCGATGTTCGAGTACCAGGCGACTTGCAATCGCTGCCAACATGCGACTGGGTGATCGACGCCGCAGCCCACCCAAGCGTTTTAGCAGGCGTCTCGGCCCAGTGCTCGCCACGGCAGGTTGTCGACAACAACCTAATCGGGACGACGCACTTGCTAGAGCAATGTCGCCACTGGCGAGCCGGCTTCACGCTGCTGAGTTCATCCCGTGTCTATTCGATTCCGCCCCTGGCGTCGCTGCCGGTGTTGGAAACGAACAACGCATTCGGTTTGGAGAGCGGCTTCGAGCTAACGGGGCTAACCGAGCGTGGCATCGGCGAAGAATTTTCCACGACTGCGCCTGTGTCACTCTACGGTGCCACGAAGCTAGCCTCGGAAGCAATCGCACTGGAGTATGGCTACGCGTTCGACATCCCTGTGTTTGTAAATCGCTGCGGAATTTTGGCCGGCGGAACTCAATTCGGCCGCGCCGACCAAGGCATTTTTTCTTTTTGGCTGCGATCTTGGCGCGCCCGTGCGCCGCTTCGTTTCAACGGATTTGGCGGCCGAGGGTTGCAAGTCCGCGATTGCCTGCACCCCAAAGATCTGGCAAGACTCGTCGTCAACCAAATCAATGCCCCAACCAACAATGACCGACCGCCAATCATCAATGTTTCGGGCGGTTTAACATCGGCACGATCGCTTGCCCAAGTCAGCCAGTGGTGCAGCAATCGTTGGGGCGATCATCAAGTCGAGTCCGATGATAACACGCGGCCGTTTGACCTTCCTTGGGTCGTTCTGGATTCTACGGCGGCCAAGCGGCACTGGGATTGGAGCCCAACGATGACGACCGAAGAAATCTTTGACGAAATTGCCGCTCATGCCGAGCAGCATCCCGATTGGCTGGATCAATCAAACTTATACTGA
- a CDS encoding glycosyltransferase family 2 protein: MNRDELDTTSSQPAEARISDQSLQLLSVVIPAKDEAECIASTVQHLHLELSLKTIPHEIVVVDDHSADSTWSVLQSLAAENPYLAPIKNQGDGGFGRAIVAGLNVAKGDAIVIMMADESDDCRDVVRYWHLLNEGWDCVFGSRFIKGGGVIDYPWFKLRLNRMVNFWIRILFRISLNDTTNAFKAYRKTVIEGCRPIISPHFNLTVELPLKAIVRGYSWTVIPITWRNRRTGVAKLKIKEMGSRYFFIVAYVWLEKYFSRGDYLANARSAQPSRPAHLGLSKLDSTADEKA, translated from the coding sequence ATGAATCGCGATGAACTCGACACGACTTCAAGTCAGCCCGCCGAAGCGCGGATAAGCGATCAGTCGTTGCAATTGCTCAGCGTCGTCATCCCGGCCAAGGATGAAGCCGAATGCATTGCGTCGACAGTGCAACATTTGCATTTAGAACTTAGCTTAAAAACGATTCCACACGAAATTGTGGTGGTCGACGATCATAGTGCCGATTCGACATGGTCAGTTTTGCAATCGCTCGCTGCCGAGAACCCTTATCTTGCCCCGATCAAGAACCAAGGTGACGGCGGATTTGGCCGCGCGATTGTCGCGGGGCTGAATGTCGCTAAGGGTGATGCGATCGTGATCATGATGGCGGACGAATCAGACGACTGCCGCGATGTGGTCCGCTACTGGCATCTGCTCAATGAAGGCTGGGACTGCGTTTTCGGAAGTCGGTTTATCAAAGGCGGCGGAGTCATCGACTACCCATGGTTTAAGCTGCGTCTGAACCGGATGGTTAACTTTTGGATCCGCATTTTGTTTCGCATCTCGCTCAACGACACGACGAACGCTTTTAAGGCGTATCGCAAGACCGTGATCGAGGGATGCCGACCAATCATCTCGCCTCACTTTAATTTGACAGTCGAACTGCCGCTCAAAGCGATCGTGCGAGGGTATTCATGGACGGTGATTCCGATCACATGGCGAAATCGACGCACCGGAGTTGCAAAGCTAAAAATCAAGGAAATGGGCAGCCGTTATTTCTTTATCGTCGCTTACGTCTGGTTAGAGAAGTACTTTAGCCGCGGCGACTATTTAGCAAATGCGCGTTCGGCTCAGCCCTCGAGACCTGCACACCTGGGCCTATCAAAACTGGATTCGACAGCCGACGAAAAAGCGTGA
- a CDS encoding RNA polymerase sigma factor — MNALIEPSTPHSLLVAARQGNPDAWSRFVHLYGPLVYRWIRRSGLQSSDAADVTQDVLMSVSKDLANFDPSRADAKFRGWLWTITRRRIADSRRNRPQEHELGSAAEQLALPEQLDEPPTDANLDRHTLLTQAVAIYRDRFDHKTWQAFWATVVDGRNPDEVAESLGVTRWTVYKARARILQRLRTELAGLIDEV; from the coding sequence TTGAATGCTCTGATCGAACCATCGACGCCACATTCGCTGCTGGTTGCCGCACGGCAAGGGAACCCCGATGCTTGGAGTCGCTTTGTGCACTTGTATGGACCACTGGTCTATCGCTGGATCCGTCGCTCGGGATTGCAGTCCAGTGATGCAGCCGACGTGACTCAGGATGTGTTGATGTCGGTGTCCAAAGATCTAGCCAACTTTGATCCCTCGCGCGCCGACGCAAAATTCCGGGGCTGGCTTTGGACCATCACGCGACGACGGATCGCTGATTCTCGCCGCAACCGGCCACAGGAGCATGAGCTTGGATCGGCTGCCGAGCAGTTGGCTCTCCCCGAGCAACTTGATGAACCACCGACGGATGCAAATTTAGATCGCCACACTTTGCTGACCCAAGCGGTCGCGATCTACCGTGACCGCTTCGATCATAAAACATGGCAAGCGTTCTGGGCCACCGTCGTGGACGGCCGAAATCCCGACGAAGTAGCCGAGTCTTTGGGCGTAACCCGGTGGACCGTTTATAAGGCACGAGCACGGATTTTGCAGAGACTGCGCACCGAACTTGCCGGTTTGATCGACGAAGTTTGA
- a CDS encoding serine/threonine protein kinase has product MIATASLEHPSDQELVDFGFGRVPADRFEQLLGHIEACDRCQNQINSPASDDSFGAILSRSNVPEPDPVVAEPDCQAAIFHAAGSPVMRLDSVMPPIETLGPYRLIRPLGRGGMGAVYLAQHQRLKKTCAIKLLPRGRGFDSVWVNRFERETQAVAALSHPGIVTATDAGDQQGWHYLVMEYLDGLDLSAIIRRIGPIDIAPACAIMRDVCSALSAVHDAGLVHRDIKPSNIMLTCGGDVKLLDLGLVLDQSKPIADMRLTTVGHVIGTLAFAAPEQLTDSEAVDGRADLYGVGATLFQLISGQTAHDWQRGIAPLVLEKSTRPAKPIREIRADVPVELADLVADLLQRDPNQRPNSASEVADRLQTFAPTSSLKSIINKAIGAADPDPMLTQSLPSLAPSLSSDPPRQRHWLRWLAAGAGAAAILATVIITIESGRSTVRIETEDSSVNVQVAELDSNLLTAPEKLFKGKPLSYWTELLVIERDVDTLGDAINAVVSLADADDVDAAEAILVSARRFGGWSSSGDTSDPSQWYMTQFNANVGRIMPDPGIAAITRELSNGNEQSRSACLWSITRFKYGEWAANPENRDTALKLHQTLCSIVSSDQLSDMSLQYAKEISLKIAISTNLPLEDEPGLREDIRDGIAKSREFRILKDRLNEPWLDEFADFPNTNVISLDQFVAAHRLGITLPTILEARMSLDFDSHDQVQRNDWFVRNLEQDPEAFADEAVLFLHTAVGPGWEYAKPDPATTIHQNESLWIETLPTIAAQTTRPDILIKELHSVIRSQPYLERIRAGIDDEMTKVIVSTLEKLEPRVQALFRETPSLDPTSDTFTNPTKPAPGGGGMF; this is encoded by the coding sequence ATGATTGCCACTGCAAGCCTGGAACATCCGTCCGATCAAGAACTCGTTGACTTTGGATTTGGCCGAGTTCCGGCCGATCGATTTGAGCAACTGCTAGGACATATCGAAGCCTGCGATCGTTGCCAAAACCAAATCAATTCGCCCGCCAGCGACGATTCATTCGGTGCCATCCTGTCCCGCAGCAACGTTCCGGAACCCGATCCAGTCGTGGCCGAACCGGACTGCCAAGCGGCAATCTTTCACGCCGCCGGGTCACCCGTCATGCGACTTGACAGCGTCATGCCGCCCATCGAAACATTGGGACCGTACCGGCTGATCCGGCCACTCGGTCGAGGTGGCATGGGGGCCGTCTATTTGGCTCAGCATCAGCGGCTAAAGAAAACGTGCGCGATCAAATTGCTGCCCCGCGGACGCGGCTTCGATTCGGTGTGGGTCAACCGATTCGAACGCGAAACACAAGCGGTCGCGGCTCTATCGCATCCCGGCATCGTGACCGCGACCGACGCCGGCGACCAACAAGGTTGGCACTATTTGGTGATGGAGTACCTGGACGGCCTGGATTTGTCTGCGATCATCCGCCGGATCGGGCCCATAGATATCGCACCGGCTTGCGCGATCATGCGAGACGTCTGCTCGGCTCTTTCCGCCGTTCACGACGCAGGTTTGGTTCACCGTGACATCAAACCATCCAACATCATGTTGACGTGCGGTGGCGACGTAAAGCTCTTGGATCTGGGATTGGTCCTCGATCAAAGCAAGCCAATCGCCGACATGCGATTGACAACGGTGGGCCACGTGATCGGAACTCTTGCTTTCGCTGCCCCCGAACAGTTGACCGATAGTGAAGCTGTCGACGGACGGGCCGATTTGTATGGTGTCGGTGCTACGCTGTTTCAATTAATTAGCGGACAAACCGCCCACGATTGGCAGCGTGGTATCGCGCCACTGGTTTTGGAAAAGTCAACGCGTCCAGCCAAACCCATCCGAGAAATCCGTGCGGATGTTCCGGTCGAACTTGCTGACTTGGTCGCTGACCTGTTGCAGCGTGACCCGAACCAGCGGCCGAATTCGGCCAGCGAAGTCGCCGATCGATTGCAAACCTTTGCGCCGACTTCGTCACTCAAATCGATCATCAACAAGGCCATAGGAGCTGCCGATCCCGATCCGATGTTGACGCAGTCCCTGCCCTCGCTAGCTCCATCCCTATCCAGTGATCCGCCTCGCCAGCGTCATTGGCTGCGATGGCTTGCCGCTGGCGCCGGGGCCGCTGCGATTCTAGCCACCGTGATCATCACGATTGAATCTGGACGATCAACCGTCCGCATCGAAACCGAAGACTCGAGCGTCAACGTTCAAGTGGCCGAACTCGATTCCAATCTACTGACTGCACCTGAGAAACTGTTCAAGGGAAAACCGCTTTCGTACTGGACTGAACTGTTGGTGATCGAACGTGACGTCGACACGCTTGGCGACGCCATCAACGCTGTCGTCAGTTTGGCTGATGCGGACGACGTTGATGCAGCCGAAGCGATCCTGGTTTCTGCCCGACGATTCGGTGGATGGAGTTCAAGTGGTGACACATCGGATCCATCGCAGTGGTACATGACTCAGTTCAACGCTAACGTTGGCCGGATCATGCCCGACCCAGGCATCGCGGCGATCACCCGCGAACTTTCCAATGGCAACGAACAAAGCCGATCGGCATGTTTGTGGTCGATCACGCGTTTCAAGTACGGCGAGTGGGCGGCGAACCCCGAAAACCGTGACACAGCACTCAAGCTTCACCAAACTCTCTGCTCCATTGTCAGCAGTGACCAACTCTCCGATATGAGCCTTCAATACGCGAAAGAGATCAGTCTGAAGATCGCGATTTCGACGAACCTGCCACTCGAAGATGAACCCGGCCTGCGCGAGGACATTCGTGATGGGATCGCTAAGTCACGCGAATTTCGCATTCTAAAAGATCGATTGAACGAACCGTGGCTCGATGAGTTCGCCGATTTCCCAAATACCAACGTGATCAGTTTGGATCAATTCGTCGCTGCACATCGCTTGGGAATCACGTTGCCAACGATCCTGGAAGCGAGAATGTCGCTGGATTTTGATTCGCACGATCAAGTTCAGCGCAACGATTGGTTCGTCCGGAATCTAGAACAAGATCCAGAGGCTTTCGCCGATGAAGCGGTACTGTTTCTGCATACCGCGGTTGGACCGGGGTGGGAATACGCCAAGCCGGATCCGGCGACGACCATTCACCAGAACGAGTCACTGTGGATTGAAACTCTTCCCACGATTGCCGCCCAAACAACCCGCCCCGACATTCTGATAAAAGAATTGCATTCGGTGATCAGATCGCAGCCCTACCTCGAGCGGATACGCGCCGGCATCGACGATGAAATGACCAAGGTCATCGTCAGCACGTTGGAAAAACTTGAACCACGCGTTCAAGCACTCTTCCGCGAAACACCATCGCTCGATCCCACGAGCGATACGTTCACAAACCCAACGAAACCAGCGCCCGGTGGCGGCGGAATGTTTTGA